The following are from one region of the Arachis duranensis cultivar V14167 chromosome 10, aradu.V14167.gnm2.J7QH, whole genome shotgun sequence genome:
- the LOC110276924 gene encoding uncharacterized protein LOC110276924, with protein sequence MNAVAEAVREAAEAAARAVDRLGVRNGNENEHGGDSGNDENNLGHLERPMTLATFLKVKPPKFKGTLVATDADNWFRAIKRSLRAQHVPEGQHVEFATYMLEGEAEHWWQGIQRLLQQDEGDIPWNTFKDEFYKKYFPRAARDAKEMELMQLKQGNTTIVEYARKFDDLCRFSNICQGNPADFEEWKCLKFEGGLCEDLMSSVVPLKIRNFAELVNKCKLVD encoded by the coding sequence ATGAACGCTGTGGCTGAGGCAGTGCGTGAGGCTGCAGAAGCAGCAGCTAGGGCTGTTGATCGTCTTGGAGTGAGAAACGGAAATGAGAATGAGCATGGGGGAGATAGTGGAAATGATGAGAATAACTTAGGGCATCTCGAAAGACCTATGACCCTTGCGACTTTTCTGAAGGTAAAACCGCCTAAGTTTAAAGGTACACTCGTTGCAACTGATGCTGACAATTGGTTTCGAGCTATCAAACGATCACTGCGAGCACAGCATGTTCCGGAAGGCCAACATGTGGAGTTCGCTACTTATATGCTGGAAGGAGAAGCTGAGCATTGGTGGCAGGGGATACAGCGACTGTTGCAACAAGATGAAGGCGATATTCCTTGGAATACTTTTAAGGACGAATTTTATAAGAAGTATTTTCCGAGGGCAGCTCGTGATGCTAAGGAGATGGAACTTATGCAGCTGAAACAGGGTAATACAACTATTGTAGAATATGCCCGTAAATTTGATGACTTGTGCCGTTTCTCCAATATCTGCCAAGGGAATCCTGCTGACTTTGAAGAATGGAAGTGTTTGAAGTTCGAAGGGGGCCTTTGTGAGGATCTGATGAGTTCAGTAGTCCCATTGAAGATACGAAATTTTGCTGAGCTGGTTAATAAGTGCAAGTTAGTGGATTAA